In the Topomyia yanbarensis strain Yona2022 chromosome 3, ASM3024719v1, whole genome shotgun sequence genome, one interval contains:
- the LOC131691858 gene encoding uncharacterized protein LOC131691858, with protein MFTNWLAPPTTTLPPDTIIEVGPPPFTRYAAHSALVSAHSGYLRAAIRSDRPTVNADTIPIYIPNVTTDQFTPLLTYMYTGFLDLNLENIFGVLLATHILHMPRAIEMCRAFLSATQTEHYFGGLNSISAAGAASGHSVSKVKPELETNKVVRPIASKATGIGLNFIAPPTSHISLPSTHTPFKSLLTVSQSSTVITENVENSSPPPGSSQTVESVHHDSTSSTKQHRPCVTEEESKSPKETNQKRQSKSLKRNASKSESVVTTVVKDSNGGDKGVIIDIASCDGPVRFRRVLNDSYGTNSTSNIISMPDDSKGHPRYMSSSFHQQMVRNINERKHMVSGESYGCGNNKDENSQDNNQSQAGMGGTTITPTVGNEQVYNCVYCKHTFKSQYCYQKHAKRHLIPLSMDTGSNVPVVDNISTDITEKEPAAVRYRKPTQHGSSSTKREVKPLDMNVQYYPCKTCGSKFPSYYFVHKHRKMCHADEEIL; from the exons TGCCACCAGATACAATCATTGAGGTTGGTCCACCACCATTCACCCGCTATGCTGCTCACAGTGCACTTGTTTCCGCTCACAGTGGCTATCTGCGAGCAGCCATACGTTCCGATAGACCGACAGTCAACGCAGACACCATTCCAATATACATCCCCAATGTGACCACGGACCAGTTCACCCCACTACTCACCTACATGTACACTGGATTTTTGGATTTGAATttagaaaacatttttggcGTCCTGTTGGCCACGCATATTCTTCATATGCCACGAGCAATAGAAATGTGCCGAGCGTTTCTTTCCGCTACCCAAACGGAACACTATTTCGGTGGATTGAACAGTATATCCGCTGCCGGTGCAGCCAGTGGCCACAGTGTATCAAAAGTTAAACCGGAATTGGAAACCAACAAAGTGGTACGACCTATTGCAAGCAAAGCTACCGGAATTGGGCTCAATTTTATTGCACCACCAACTTCACATATATCTCTTCCGAGTACCCATACCCCATTCAAAAGCCTTCTGACAGTTAGTCAATCATCGACAGTGATAAccgaaaatgttgaaaattcatcGCCTCCTCCAGGGAGCTCTCAAACAGTCGAATCAGTACACCATGACTCTACTAGCTCCACTAAACAGCATCGTCCATGTGTAACAGAAGAGGAATCAAAATCCCCAAAAGAGACGAACCAAAAACGACAATCTAAATCTTTAAAACGTAACGCATCGAAATCGGAATCTGTAGTAACAACAGTTGTGAAGGACTCAAACGGCGGCGACAAAGGTGTGATAATCGACATCGCAAGCTGCGATGGTCCAGTGCGATTCCGTCGAGTTCTCAACGACAGCTATGGTACGAATAGCACTAGCAACATAATCAGCATGCCAGATGATTCGAAGGGTCATCCGCGCTACATGAGTTCATCTTTCCATCAACAG ATGGTGCGCAACATCAACGAGCGAAAACATATGGTTTCCGGCGAAAGTTACGGTTGTGGTAACAATAAGGACGAAAACAGCCAAGACAACAACCAATCGCAAGCTGGTATGGGAGGAACGACCATAACACCAACAGTAGGTAACGAACAGGTGTACAACTGTGTGTATTGTAAGCATACGTTCAAATCGCAATACTGCTACCAAAAACATGCAAAACGTCATTTGATTCCTCTAAGCATGGACACTGGTAGTAACGTACCAGTTGTGGATAACATTTCCACTGACATTACTGAAAAGGAACCGGCTGCTGTTAGATACAGAAAACCAACACAGCATGGCAGTAGCAGCACCAAACGTGAAGTTAAACCATTGGATATGAACGTGCAGTATTATCCGTGCAAAACGTGCGGAAGCAAATTTCCCAGCTACTACTTTGTACACAAACACCGTAAGATGTGCCATGCTGACGAAGAAATATTGTAA